The following are from one region of the Corythoichthys intestinalis isolate RoL2023-P3 chromosome 17, ASM3026506v1, whole genome shotgun sequence genome:
- the LOC130905690 gene encoding dynein axonemal intermediate chain 2-like isoform X2 produces the protein MEIIHEYVKLRSEFGRQCLFSDRPAELLIDVPPNQKLAMQFVLKETRDLGVQGCWEMSEHEVNTERFEYDNEGINHVEGGWPKDINHLEMEQTIRFRKKIEKDEIYMNSVQVLGTLVGQCVGQNNAVDIYQEYFEEEELLDETQEKPCVKIVNVYRDPHLVKRHVTCLSWQPKGGTKLAGAYCCLELQKANIDMSQESYIWDIENPTQPDITLNSTTQLICLKYNPDDMHALISGGVNGQIVLWDSRNGHCPAAITPSEESHKDPVYKVLWLKSSSGTDAFSASTDGQILWWDVRQLNEPIDRLILDLSRKDNQDKALGAISLDHNVSMPDTFLVGTEQGAVVYCNKAAETPAERIVRTYDGHHGPVYAIQRNPFFSQNFLTVGDWGARIWSQDIKESSVMWTKHQTDYLTDGCWSPVRPSVFFTVKMDGVLDIWDILFKQNDPTLSLKVRDEALCSLNVHEGGCRLACGSQQGIATLIDIKSGLCTPQHNEQELLGEMLERETKREKVLRAQRGGDEGGNSEDTQKELILRPEYDFHNVVESEQRRRQWETRTQHYP, from the exons ATGGAGATTATTCATGAATATGTGAAGCTACGCAGTGAATTTGGCCGCCAGTGTCTCTTTTCAGACCGTCCTGCGGAGCTGCTAATCGATGTTCCTCCAAATCAAAAGCTGGCAATGCAGTTTGTTCTTAAGGAAACAAGAGACCTGGGTGTCCAGGGCTGCTGGGAAATGTCGGAGCATGAG GTCAATACAGAAAGGTTTGAGTATGACAACGAAGGGATTAATCACGTGGAGGGGGGCTGGCCCAAAGATATCAACCACCTAGAAATGGAACAAACTATACGTTTTAGGAAGAAGATAGAGAAAGATGAAATCTACATGAATAGCGTCCAAGTGCTAGGAACA CTTGTAGGACAAtgtgttggacaaaataatgctgTGGATATCTACCAAGAATATTTTGAGGAGGAAGAATTGCTGGATGAGACTCAGGAAAAACCATGTGTAAAAATCGTTAATGTATACAG AGACCCACACCTGGTGAAACGACACGTCACCTGCCTTTCTTGGCAACCAAAGGGAGGCACAAAGCTGGCAGGTGCCTACTGCTGCCTTGAGTTGCAGAAAGCCAATATAGACATGAGCCAAGAGTCTTACATCTGGGACATCG AGAACCCTACCCAACCTGATATTACTCTTAATTCGACAACTCAACTCATCTGTCTGAAATACAACCCAGATGATATGCACGCTCTCATCAGTGGCGGCGTTAATGGGCAAATTG TGTTATGGGATTCCCGTAATGGCCATTGTCCTGCGGCAATTACCCCTTCGGAAGAGTCTCACAAAGATCCTGTTTACAAGGTCTTGTGGTTGAAATCCTCTTCTGGGACAGACGCATTCTCTGCCTCCACTGATGGACAG ATTCTCTGGTGGGATGTCCGCCAGTTGAATGAGCCAATAGACAGACTGATTCTGGACCTTAGTAGGAAGGACAACCAAGACAAAGCTTTAGGAGCCATCTCTCTGGATCATAACGTTTCCAtg CCAGACACATTCTTGGTGGGTACGGAACAGGGGGCTGTTGTATACTGCAACAAGGCAGCGGAAACGCCGGCTGAGAGAATTGTCCGTACATACGATGGCCACCATGGCCCTGTCTATGCCATTCAAAGAAACCCTTTCTTTTCCCAAAATTTCCTCACCGTGGGAGACTGGGGAGCCCGCATTTGGTCACAGGACATCAAGGAGTCATCTGTCATGTGGACTaa GCACCAGACGGATTACTTAACAGATGGCTGCTGGAGTCCTGTCAGACCCTCGGTCTTCTTCACCGTGAAGATGGATGGTGTACTGGATATCTGGGACATCTTGTTTAAACAGAATGATCCCACTCTAAGTCTCAAG GTACGTGATGAAGCTCTGTGTAGCCTCAATGTGCATGAGGGTGGATGCAGGTTAGCTTGTGGCTCTCAGCAGGGTATTGCAACACTAATAGATATCAAATCAGGACTTTGCACCCCACAGCATAATGAGCAGGAACTCCTTGGTGAG ATGTTGGAACGTGAGACCAAGCGCGAAAAGGTCCTCAGGGCTCAGAGAGGAGGGGACGAGGGTGGAAACAGCGAGGATACTCAAAAGGAGTTGATCCTCCGACCTGAGTATGACTTTCACAATGTAGTGGAATCAGAGCAGAGGAGGAGGCAATGGGAGACTAGAACACAG CATTACCCGTAG
- the LOC130905690 gene encoding dynein axonemal intermediate chain 2-like isoform X1, with product MEIIHEYVKLRSEFGRQCLFSDRPAELLIDVPPNQKLAMQFVLKETRDLGVQGCWEMSEHEVNTERFEYDNEGINHVEGGWPKDINHLEMEQTIRFRKKIEKDEIYMNSVQVLGTLVGQCVGQNNAVDIYQEYFEEEELLDETQEKPCVKIVNVYRDPHLVKRHVTCLSWQPKGGTKLAGAYCCLELQKANIDMSQESYIWDIGGYNRQSENHTVFEYCVCVAENPTQPDITLNSTTQLICLKYNPDDMHALISGGVNGQIVLWDSRNGHCPAAITPSEESHKDPVYKVLWLKSSSGTDAFSASTDGQILWWDVRQLNEPIDRLILDLSRKDNQDKALGAISLDHNVSMPDTFLVGTEQGAVVYCNKAAETPAERIVRTYDGHHGPVYAIQRNPFFSQNFLTVGDWGARIWSQDIKESSVMWTKHQTDYLTDGCWSPVRPSVFFTVKMDGVLDIWDILFKQNDPTLSLKVRDEALCSLNVHEGGCRLACGSQQGIATLIDIKSGLCTPQHNEQELLGEMLERETKREKVLRAQRGGDEGGNSEDTQKELILRPEYDFHNVVESEQRRRQWETRTQHYP from the exons ATGGAGATTATTCATGAATATGTGAAGCTACGCAGTGAATTTGGCCGCCAGTGTCTCTTTTCAGACCGTCCTGCGGAGCTGCTAATCGATGTTCCTCCAAATCAAAAGCTGGCAATGCAGTTTGTTCTTAAGGAAACAAGAGACCTGGGTGTCCAGGGCTGCTGGGAAATGTCGGAGCATGAG GTCAATACAGAAAGGTTTGAGTATGACAACGAAGGGATTAATCACGTGGAGGGGGGCTGGCCCAAAGATATCAACCACCTAGAAATGGAACAAACTATACGTTTTAGGAAGAAGATAGAGAAAGATGAAATCTACATGAATAGCGTCCAAGTGCTAGGAACA CTTGTAGGACAAtgtgttggacaaaataatgctgTGGATATCTACCAAGAATATTTTGAGGAGGAAGAATTGCTGGATGAGACTCAGGAAAAACCATGTGTAAAAATCGTTAATGTATACAG AGACCCACACCTGGTGAAACGACACGTCACCTGCCTTTCTTGGCAACCAAAGGGAGGCACAAAGCTGGCAGGTGCCTACTGCTGCCTTGAGTTGCAGAAAGCCAATATAGACATGAGCCAAGAGTCTTACATCTGGGACATCGGTGGGTACAACAGACAGAGTGAAAATCATACAGTCTTTGAGTACTGTGTATGTGTTGCAGAGAACCCTACCCAACCTGATATTACTCTTAATTCGACAACTCAACTCATCTGTCTGAAATACAACCCAGATGATATGCACGCTCTCATCAGTGGCGGCGTTAATGGGCAAATTG TGTTATGGGATTCCCGTAATGGCCATTGTCCTGCGGCAATTACCCCTTCGGAAGAGTCTCACAAAGATCCTGTTTACAAGGTCTTGTGGTTGAAATCCTCTTCTGGGACAGACGCATTCTCTGCCTCCACTGATGGACAG ATTCTCTGGTGGGATGTCCGCCAGTTGAATGAGCCAATAGACAGACTGATTCTGGACCTTAGTAGGAAGGACAACCAAGACAAAGCTTTAGGAGCCATCTCTCTGGATCATAACGTTTCCAtg CCAGACACATTCTTGGTGGGTACGGAACAGGGGGCTGTTGTATACTGCAACAAGGCAGCGGAAACGCCGGCTGAGAGAATTGTCCGTACATACGATGGCCACCATGGCCCTGTCTATGCCATTCAAAGAAACCCTTTCTTTTCCCAAAATTTCCTCACCGTGGGAGACTGGGGAGCCCGCATTTGGTCACAGGACATCAAGGAGTCATCTGTCATGTGGACTaa GCACCAGACGGATTACTTAACAGATGGCTGCTGGAGTCCTGTCAGACCCTCGGTCTTCTTCACCGTGAAGATGGATGGTGTACTGGATATCTGGGACATCTTGTTTAAACAGAATGATCCCACTCTAAGTCTCAAG GTACGTGATGAAGCTCTGTGTAGCCTCAATGTGCATGAGGGTGGATGCAGGTTAGCTTGTGGCTCTCAGCAGGGTATTGCAACACTAATAGATATCAAATCAGGACTTTGCACCCCACAGCATAATGAGCAGGAACTCCTTGGTGAG ATGTTGGAACGTGAGACCAAGCGCGAAAAGGTCCTCAGGGCTCAGAGAGGAGGGGACGAGGGTGGAAACAGCGAGGATACTCAAAAGGAGTTGATCCTCCGACCTGAGTATGACTTTCACAATGTAGTGGAATCAGAGCAGAGGAGGAGGCAATGGGAGACTAGAACACAG CATTACCCGTAG
- the LOC130905690 gene encoding dynein axonemal intermediate chain 2-like isoform X3 → MEIIHEYVKLRSEFGRQCLFSDRPAELLIDVPPNQKLAMQFVLKETRDLGVQGCWEMSEHEVNTERFEYDNEGINHVEGGWPKDINHLEMEQTIRFRKKIEKDEIYMNSVQVLGTLVGQCVGQNNAVDIYQEYFEEEELLDETQEKPCVKIVNVYRDPHLVKRHVTCLSWQPKGGTKLAGAYCCLELQKANIDMSQESYIWDIENPTQPDITLNSTTQLICLKYNPDDMHALISGGVNGQIVLWDSRNGHCPAAITPSEESHKDPVYKVLWLKSSSGTDAFSASTDGQILWWDVRQLNEPIDRLILDLSRKDNQDKALGAISLDHNVSMPDTFLVGTEQGAVVYCNKAAETPAERIVRTYDGHHGPVYAIQRNPFFSQNFLTVGDWGARIWSQDIKESSVMWTKHQTDYLTDGCWSPVRPSVFFTVKMDGVLDIWDILFKQNDPTLSLKVRDEALCSLNVHEGGCRLACGSQQGIATLIDIKSGLCTPQHNEQELLDVGT, encoded by the exons ATGGAGATTATTCATGAATATGTGAAGCTACGCAGTGAATTTGGCCGCCAGTGTCTCTTTTCAGACCGTCCTGCGGAGCTGCTAATCGATGTTCCTCCAAATCAAAAGCTGGCAATGCAGTTTGTTCTTAAGGAAACAAGAGACCTGGGTGTCCAGGGCTGCTGGGAAATGTCGGAGCATGAG GTCAATACAGAAAGGTTTGAGTATGACAACGAAGGGATTAATCACGTGGAGGGGGGCTGGCCCAAAGATATCAACCACCTAGAAATGGAACAAACTATACGTTTTAGGAAGAAGATAGAGAAAGATGAAATCTACATGAATAGCGTCCAAGTGCTAGGAACA CTTGTAGGACAAtgtgttggacaaaataatgctgTGGATATCTACCAAGAATATTTTGAGGAGGAAGAATTGCTGGATGAGACTCAGGAAAAACCATGTGTAAAAATCGTTAATGTATACAG AGACCCACACCTGGTGAAACGACACGTCACCTGCCTTTCTTGGCAACCAAAGGGAGGCACAAAGCTGGCAGGTGCCTACTGCTGCCTTGAGTTGCAGAAAGCCAATATAGACATGAGCCAAGAGTCTTACATCTGGGACATCG AGAACCCTACCCAACCTGATATTACTCTTAATTCGACAACTCAACTCATCTGTCTGAAATACAACCCAGATGATATGCACGCTCTCATCAGTGGCGGCGTTAATGGGCAAATTG TGTTATGGGATTCCCGTAATGGCCATTGTCCTGCGGCAATTACCCCTTCGGAAGAGTCTCACAAAGATCCTGTTTACAAGGTCTTGTGGTTGAAATCCTCTTCTGGGACAGACGCATTCTCTGCCTCCACTGATGGACAG ATTCTCTGGTGGGATGTCCGCCAGTTGAATGAGCCAATAGACAGACTGATTCTGGACCTTAGTAGGAAGGACAACCAAGACAAAGCTTTAGGAGCCATCTCTCTGGATCATAACGTTTCCAtg CCAGACACATTCTTGGTGGGTACGGAACAGGGGGCTGTTGTATACTGCAACAAGGCAGCGGAAACGCCGGCTGAGAGAATTGTCCGTACATACGATGGCCACCATGGCCCTGTCTATGCCATTCAAAGAAACCCTTTCTTTTCCCAAAATTTCCTCACCGTGGGAGACTGGGGAGCCCGCATTTGGTCACAGGACATCAAGGAGTCATCTGTCATGTGGACTaa GCACCAGACGGATTACTTAACAGATGGCTGCTGGAGTCCTGTCAGACCCTCGGTCTTCTTCACCGTGAAGATGGATGGTGTACTGGATATCTGGGACATCTTGTTTAAACAGAATGATCCCACTCTAAGTCTCAAG GTACGTGATGAAGCTCTGTGTAGCCTCAATGTGCATGAGGGTGGATGCAGGTTAGCTTGTGGCTCTCAGCAGGGTATTGCAACACTAATAGATATCAAATCAGGACTTTGCACCCCACAGCATAATGAGCAGGAACTCCTTG ATGTTGGAACGTGA